The following coding sequences lie in one Enterococcus sp. 9E7_DIV0242 genomic window:
- a CDS encoding aminopeptidase C, which yields MAEINKESTKKFRAGFVKGAKERAVQNAVVTNGITRAAETQEAKVENVQVFSVDLETGKVANQKKSGRCWMFAALNTFRHKMINSFQLKDFELSQNYTFFWDKYEKSNYFYENILATADQALDSRKVAFLLATPQQDGGQWDMIVSLFKKYGVVPKTAMPESKNSSDSSELNNYLNKKLRKDAVVLRTMIEKGASVEAVQQKKEAFLQEIYTFLAISLGTPPESFDFEYRDEAKEYHLDQGLTPLSFYEKYVGVDLDEYVSVINAPTQDKPFNKTYTVEMLGNVVGGKPVKYLNVDMSTFKKLAVQQLEQGESVWFGCDVGQSSNRQNGIMALNAYEINELFDIDFTMSKAERLDYGESLMTHAMVLTGVDIVNGESTKWKVENSWGEKVGEKGFFVMSDAWMDEYTYQIVIRKEFLTDELLKVWEEEPKVLAPWDPMGALA from the coding sequence ATGGCAGAAATCAACAAGGAATCAACCAAAAAATTCAGAGCAGGATTCGTTAAAGGGGCGAAAGAACGTGCAGTTCAAAATGCTGTAGTGACGAATGGGATTACCCGAGCTGCCGAAACACAGGAAGCGAAAGTAGAAAATGTACAAGTCTTTTCAGTGGATTTGGAAACGGGAAAAGTCGCAAATCAAAAGAAAAGCGGTCGCTGCTGGATGTTTGCGGCTCTAAATACATTTCGCCATAAAATGATCAATAGCTTTCAATTAAAAGATTTTGAGCTTTCTCAGAACTATACTTTTTTCTGGGATAAGTACGAAAAATCAAATTATTTTTATGAAAATATCCTTGCGACAGCAGATCAGGCATTGGATTCCCGTAAAGTGGCGTTTCTTTTAGCGACACCGCAACAAGATGGCGGTCAATGGGATATGATTGTTTCACTATTCAAGAAATATGGTGTCGTTCCTAAGACTGCGATGCCGGAAAGTAAGAATAGCTCAGATTCCAGTGAGTTGAATAATTACTTAAATAAAAAACTGCGTAAAGATGCGGTTGTTTTAAGAACGATGATCGAAAAGGGCGCATCTGTCGAAGCTGTTCAGCAGAAGAAAGAAGCCTTTCTACAAGAGATTTATACCTTTTTAGCTATTTCTCTGGGAACGCCTCCGGAATCGTTTGATTTTGAATACCGAGATGAAGCAAAAGAATATCATCTTGACCAAGGCTTGACACCGTTATCTTTTTACGAAAAATACGTAGGTGTGGACTTAGATGAATATGTCAGCGTTATCAATGCACCGACGCAAGACAAACCATTCAACAAGACGTATACAGTAGAGATGCTGGGGAATGTTGTTGGTGGAAAGCCAGTGAAATATCTAAATGTAGATATGAGTACGTTCAAAAAATTAGCTGTTCAACAGTTGGAACAAGGTGAATCTGTTTGGTTCGGCTGTGATGTCGGGCAGTCTTCTAATCGTCAAAATGGAATCATGGCATTGAATGCATATGAAATTAACGAATTATTTGATATTGATTTCACGATGAGTAAGGCAGAGCGACTGGATTATGGAGAAAGCCTGATGACGCATGCGATGGTTTTGACCGGTGTTGATATTGTCAATGGTGAATCTACAAAATGGAAGGTCGAAAACAGTTGGGGCGAAAAAGTTGGTGAAAAAGGCTTCTTTGTGATGAGTGATGCTTGGATGGATGAGTACACGTATCAAATCGTTATACGAAAAGAATTCTTAACGGATGAATTGTTGAAGGTCTGGGAGGAAGAGCCAAAAGTTCTGGCACCTTGGGACCCAATGGGCGCACTGGCGTAG
- a CDS encoding GntR family transcriptional regulator — MLMEIDMKSDVPIYQQIRNQVVLGIAGGQLEANESLPSVRQLADEIGVNMMTVSKAYSALKLEGYIVTDRRNGTKVAEFPKATEYFIEQFGASLELILAEAAIHQMDEVDIHAIVSQILQNFK, encoded by the coding sequence ATGCTAATGGAAATAGATATGAAAAGCGATGTGCCGATCTACCAGCAAATTCGGAATCAAGTTGTACTGGGGATTGCCGGAGGTCAATTGGAAGCTAATGAGTCACTGCCCTCTGTCCGACAATTGGCTGATGAGATCGGCGTTAATATGATGACTGTTTCAAAGGCCTACAGCGCGTTAAAGCTCGAGGGATATATCGTAACAGATCGTAGAAATGGTACAAAGGTTGCCGAATTTCCAAAAGCAACAGAGTATTTCATCGAACAGTTTGGTGCTTCACTTGAACTCATTTTAGCTGAAGCGGCGATTCATCAGATGGACGAGGTAGATATTCACGCTATCGTCAGTCAAATTCTACAGAACTTTAAATAA
- a CDS encoding PH domain-containing protein → MNVILLLVLIGMNFLMALIGRIVANPHKNIILETTLPKDRLDDLQVLHVRQEYKRALLIIAGVFSVLDLLMLLISYDSIALIFMLLSLFSMIGVNYYTQVIYIRKMTTVKLKNNWMLPTKPLLVDTKLVLNKNRNMLKVYWFTPSILISLSGTIYTLFSLKQAPGAILFGSISLFTTALFIFSYYLIRRLPVKPLTSDEKINQQVNDAMRYYWSLLFILSAFVFSPLSFLPALSLVVVYDKIMILASLYFIGLFVYIGFIFVLMFRLRRTQDQLILQASDYRYGDDDQYWRYAMYINPNDPRIMFPDRLGMNLSVNLGRPAGKISMIVLLIVIIATLIISSVPLLVSDFSNDPFRMAFSTKEVSLSAPFSKTREIAIKDIDAVSLIDQMPDHGIRIYGSATDHYLTGEFRINDEVAYLLVYKKETPIMKIETKDYTYYYTNKDPEKTKQEYRNLLDRLS, encoded by the coding sequence ATGAACGTAATACTTTTACTTGTACTTATCGGCATGAATTTTCTGATGGCTTTGATTGGTCGAATCGTTGCTAATCCACATAAAAATATCATACTTGAAACTACCTTACCCAAAGACAGGCTCGATGATTTACAGGTGCTTCACGTACGTCAGGAATATAAACGAGCTTTACTGATTATCGCTGGAGTGTTCTCTGTTTTAGATTTACTCATGCTACTCATTTCTTACGATTCTATCGCTCTTATTTTCATGCTTCTTTCGTTATTTAGTATGATTGGGGTAAATTACTACACACAGGTCATCTACATTCGAAAAATGACAACAGTCAAGCTGAAAAACAACTGGATGCTGCCAACTAAGCCTTTATTAGTTGATACCAAGCTAGTTTTAAATAAAAATCGAAATATGCTGAAAGTCTATTGGTTTACGCCTAGTATCCTAATTTCTTTAAGTGGTACTATTTACACGTTGTTTTCATTAAAACAAGCCCCCGGGGCAATCTTGTTTGGCAGTATTTCTTTGTTTACAACTGCTCTTTTCATTTTTTCTTATTATTTGATTCGCCGTCTGCCAGTCAAACCCTTGACCAGTGACGAAAAAATCAATCAACAGGTAAATGATGCGATGCGCTATTATTGGTCGCTGCTTTTTATTCTCTCTGCTTTTGTTTTCAGCCCATTATCCTTTTTACCTGCTCTATCACTTGTTGTTGTCTATGATAAAATAATGATTCTTGCGAGCCTTTATTTTATCGGATTATTTGTATATATTGGTTTTATCTTTGTTCTGATGTTCCGCTTAAGAAGAACACAGGATCAGTTGATTTTGCAAGCGTCTGATTATCGTTATGGCGATGATGACCAATATTGGCGCTATGCCATGTATATCAACCCGAATGATCCTAGAATCATGTTCCCTGATCGCTTAGGAATGAACCTATCAGTAAATCTTGGGCGACCTGCCGGAAAAATTTCGATGATTGTTTTACTGATCGTCATTATAGCTACACTTATTATTTCCAGCGTTCCTTTGTTAGTTAGCGATTTTTCTAATGATCCGTTTCGAATGGCCTTTTCTACAAAAGAGGTTTCGCTGTCTGCACCTTTTTCAAAGACTCGAGAAATAGCCATCAAGGATATTGACGCTGTCTCATTGATCGATCAGATGCCAGATCATGGTATACGGATATACGGCTCGGCGACCGATCATTATCTGACAGGTGAATTCAGAATAAACGACGAGGTTGCGTATCTCCTTGTGTACAAAAAAGAAACACCGATCATGAAAATCGAGACAAAAGACTATACCTATTATTACACGAATAAAGATCCTGAAAAGACGAAGCAAGAATACCGGAATTTATTGGACAGATTGAGTTGA
- a CDS encoding heavy-metal-associated domain-containing protein, with product MSQTVKIEGMKCDGCVKIVKEKFEAIAGVTSVDVQLEEKQATIDATSELSEEQLSAALADTKFTVTV from the coding sequence ATGAGTCAAACAGTAAAAATCGAAGGTATGAAATGTGACGGTTGTGTCAAAATCGTCAAAGAAAAATTTGAAGCAATTGCTGGTGTAACATCAGTGGATGTTCAACTAGAAGAGAAGCAGGCAACAATCGATGCAACAAGTGAGCTGTCAGAAGAACAGTTATCTGCAGCATTGGCTGATACGAAGTTCACCGTAACTGTATAA
- a CDS encoding heavy metal translocating P-type ATPase, translating to METKTFGIEGMSCASCAQSVEKATSKLSGVVKSSVNLATEKMTIEYDGEQLGEAEIKQAVADAGFQAIGQTVQRSFSIEGMSCASCAQSIEKAVNQLAGVDQANVNLATEKMMVQFDPTVLNSGEISAAVEQAGFQAMEETTGNEREKTDANQKKKQQHIQEMWRRFWLSAVFTVPLLYIAMGHMIGLPLPSVIDPMANSTVFAMTQLILTLPVLYLGRSFFTVGYRSLFKGHPNMDSLVALGTSAAFLYSLYGTYMVFEGHAHFSMELYYESAAVILTLITLGKYFEAVSKGKTSEAIKKLMGLAPKNARVIREGKEMDVPIENVRVGEFIIVRPGEKIPVDGVVLEGTTAIDESMLTGESIPVEKKAGDPVIGASINKNGSIQFKATKVGKDTALAQIVKLVEDAQGSKAPIAKMADKISGVFVPIVMVLAVLAGLAWYFIGQESWVFALTITISVLVIACPCALGLATPTAIMVGTGKGAENGVLIKSGDALETTHKIQTIVFDKTGTITEGKPIVTDILVANGLLEAELLQYAASAEKGSEHPLGEAIVSAAEEKGLTIYPIENFQAIPGHGIEGDIQGSNFQLGNKKLMVEQQIELGEYYDLSNQLAEQGKTPMFIAKDGQLAGIIAVADTIKENSRQAIEKLHRMGIEVAMITGDNKRTAEAIAKQVGIDRVLSEVLPEDKAAEVKKLQAEGRKTAMVGDGINDAPALAQADIGIAIGSGTDVAMESADIVLMRSDLMDVPTAIELSRSTIKNIKENLFWAFAYNTLGIPVAMGLLHLFGGPLLNPMIAGAAMSFSSVSVLLNALRLKRFKPSK from the coding sequence GTGGAAACAAAAACGTTTGGAATAGAAGGAATGAGCTGTGCGTCCTGTGCACAATCTGTTGAGAAGGCAACCAGCAAACTTTCAGGTGTCGTGAAATCGAGCGTCAATCTTGCCACAGAAAAAATGACCATCGAATATGATGGGGAACAACTTGGGGAAGCTGAAATCAAGCAGGCTGTAGCAGATGCGGGCTTTCAGGCAATTGGCCAAACCGTACAGCGAAGCTTTAGCATAGAAGGGATGAGCTGTGCCTCTTGCGCACAAAGTATAGAAAAAGCGGTCAATCAATTAGCCGGTGTAGATCAAGCCAATGTCAATCTGGCTACAGAGAAGATGATGGTTCAATTTGATCCAACAGTCTTGAACAGTGGGGAGATTTCTGCAGCAGTTGAGCAAGCAGGGTTTCAAGCGATGGAAGAAACGACTGGAAATGAGCGTGAAAAGACAGACGCAAACCAAAAGAAAAAACAACAGCACATTCAAGAAATGTGGCGTCGCTTCTGGTTGTCAGCAGTCTTTACAGTACCATTGCTTTATATTGCAATGGGGCATATGATTGGACTGCCATTGCCCAGCGTGATCGATCCGATGGCGAACAGCACAGTTTTTGCCATGACTCAACTGATCTTGACGCTGCCGGTTTTATACTTAGGCAGAAGCTTCTTCACAGTGGGGTATCGCTCGCTGTTTAAGGGACATCCGAATATGGATTCACTGGTTGCTTTGGGAACAAGTGCTGCTTTTCTTTATAGCTTATACGGTACGTATATGGTATTTGAAGGTCATGCACATTTCTCAATGGAATTATACTATGAGTCAGCCGCTGTTATTCTAACGCTGATCACTTTAGGAAAATACTTTGAAGCAGTATCAAAAGGAAAGACTTCAGAAGCAATCAAGAAATTGATGGGCTTGGCACCTAAAAATGCCCGAGTGATTCGTGAGGGCAAAGAAATGGATGTACCGATTGAAAACGTTCGAGTGGGTGAGTTCATCATTGTTCGCCCAGGAGAAAAAATTCCGGTGGATGGCGTTGTGCTGGAAGGAACGACAGCAATCGATGAGTCGATGCTCACTGGTGAAAGCATTCCTGTGGAGAAAAAGGCTGGTGATCCGGTCATTGGTGCAAGTATCAATAAAAACGGAAGCATCCAATTCAAAGCGACGAAGGTTGGGAAAGATACGGCGTTAGCGCAAATCGTTAAACTGGTTGAAGATGCCCAAGGATCGAAAGCGCCGATTGCTAAAATGGCGGATAAAATTTCCGGTGTATTTGTGCCAATTGTTATGGTACTTGCTGTATTGGCTGGCTTAGCATGGTACTTCATCGGTCAAGAATCATGGGTGTTCGCTTTAACAATCACGATTTCTGTTCTAGTCATTGCTTGTCCATGTGCGTTAGGTTTGGCGACTCCGACGGCAATTATGGTAGGAACAGGTAAGGGTGCTGAAAATGGGGTGCTGATCAAGAGCGGAGATGCACTGGAAACTACGCATAAAATTCAAACCATTGTCTTCGATAAGACTGGAACAATTACTGAAGGAAAACCTATCGTAACGGATATTTTAGTAGCAAATGGTTTGCTGGAAGCCGAATTGCTGCAGTATGCGGCATCTGCTGAAAAGGGCTCAGAGCATCCGCTAGGCGAAGCCATAGTATCGGCAGCGGAGGAAAAAGGGTTGACGATTTATCCAATTGAAAATTTTCAGGCAATTCCGGGACACGGGATCGAAGGTGATATTCAAGGAAGTAACTTCCAGCTTGGAAACAAGAAGCTAATGGTGGAGCAACAGATTGAGCTTGGAGAATACTACGATTTATCCAACCAATTAGCTGAGCAAGGGAAAACACCAATGTTTATTGCTAAAGATGGGCAATTGGCTGGGATTATTGCTGTTGCAGATACCATCAAGGAAAATAGCAGACAAGCGATTGAAAAGCTGCATCGAATGGGTATTGAAGTTGCCATGATTACTGGAGACAATAAACGAACAGCGGAAGCCATCGCTAAACAAGTGGGGATCGACCGCGTGCTCAGTGAAGTATTGCCGGAGGATAAGGCAGCAGAGGTCAAGAAACTTCAAGCTGAAGGGCGTAAGACAGCAATGGTTGGGGATGGAATCAATGACGCACCGGCGTTGGCGCAAGCAGATATCGGTATTGCGATTGGTTCCGGGACAGATGTTGCCATGGAATCAGCAGACATCGTTTTGATGCGCAGTGATTTGATGGATGTCCCAACAGCCATTGAGCTGAGCCGTTCAACAATCAAGAATATCAAGGAAAACTTGTTCTGGGCCTTTGCTTATAATACATTAGGTATCCCAGTAGCAATGGGGCTTCTGCACCTATTCGGTGGACCGTTGCTTAACCCAATGATTGCGGGTGCGGCAATGAGCTTCAGCTCAGTCTCTGTTTTACTGAACGCATTGCGGTTAAAGCGATTCAAACCATCAAAATAG
- a CDS encoding CopY/TcrY family copper transport repressor produces the protein MTEAKITDAEWEVMRVVWAQKETTSNDVFTILNEKMQWKKNTIKTLLGRLVEKDMLATKPLGNKFIYYARIEERRSLQDLSDELLTKVCSRKVGQVVEQLIQDSLLSFSDIEQLEQLLQEKKKSAVEEVPCNCIPGQCQCHLIGKKGAE, from the coding sequence ATGACTGAAGCCAAAATAACGGATGCTGAATGGGAAGTTATGCGTGTTGTCTGGGCGCAGAAAGAAACGACCAGTAATGATGTCTTTACCATTCTTAATGAAAAAATGCAGTGGAAGAAAAATACAATCAAAACACTACTAGGGCGATTGGTAGAGAAAGACATGCTGGCAACGAAGCCTTTAGGCAATAAATTTATTTATTATGCACGTATTGAAGAAAGAAGAAGTCTTCAAGATTTATCAGATGAATTACTGACGAAGGTCTGTAGCCGCAAGGTAGGACAAGTCGTAGAGCAACTGATTCAAGATAGTCTGCTGAGCTTTTCAGATATCGAACAGCTGGAACAGCTGCTTCAAGAAAAGAAAAAGTCAGCGGTGGAGGAAGTACCGTGTAATTGTATTCCCGGTCAATGCCAGTGTCATTTGATTGGAAAAAAAGGAGCTGAATAA
- a CDS encoding dihydrofolate reductase family protein codes for MSRKIILYIATSLDGYIAEEDGAIDFLTAESSPEVGEFDSYTQLLERIDTVVLGRTTYDQLVNELMPDQYPYEEQKSYIITHHPIEGTDQLIFTDERPEQLIQRLKSEEGKDIWIIGGGQIIAPLIANNLIDEYVITTVPILLGQGISLFHEMDAAVQLAVVDTTIENGLITSVYSRVSE; via the coding sequence ATGTCGAGAAAAATTATTTTATATATTGCTACTAGTTTGGATGGTTATATTGCAGAAGAGGATGGAGCAATCGATTTTTTGACAGCAGAATCTAGCCCGGAAGTAGGAGAATTTGATAGCTATACACAGCTGTTGGAACGAATCGATACTGTTGTTTTAGGGCGTACAACCTACGATCAGCTAGTAAATGAGTTGATGCCGGACCAATATCCCTATGAGGAACAAAAATCCTACATTATCACGCACCATCCGATTGAGGGAACAGATCAATTAATTTTTACCGATGAGCGGCCAGAACAGCTGATTCAACGACTAAAGTCAGAAGAAGGAAAAGATATTTGGATTATCGGAGGGGGACAAATCATTGCACCTTTGATTGCCAATAACCTGATCGATGAGTATGTCATCACTACAGTTCCAATCCTACTTGGTCAAGGCATCTCTCTTTTTCACGAAATGGACGCTGCTGTTCAATTAGCAGTTGTTGATACGACTATCGAAAATGGCTTGATTACTTCTGTTTATTCAAGAGTGAGTGAATAA
- a CDS encoding IS110 family transposase yields MKVVYPVCCGIDVHKSFLIATVITTKAGELTPHYQKKRFSTFNNQILALKDWLLECKCYDVCMESTGKYWVPVSNLLEDVMNVTIANPKWVRAVKGNKDDKKDSKWIAELFRMGLVRGSFIPEKDVRVLREFTRYRTRLVSHRSSEKNRLQNAFTVGNVAMDSVVSDMFGVSSKRVRDYLISSKAFDPNHVLDLLHGSMKPKGQELIQSIEGYSFTNEQIIRIQLIEEHKTYLDHSISFLDYLLDQMVEPYEPAIQLLETIPGIRRQSAIQIISEIGIDMSQFSQSKRLCCWAGLSPSSNESAGKKKSVRISRAGVYLKPTLVQCAHAAVKAKEKHPYYRLKYERIYKRRGKKRAIIAIARMMLTAIYHMLSTGEVWNPTDLYKIDMPDNLIQKQKDKALKQATKLLISEGLLPDDFVRKDLAPLI; encoded by the coding sequence ATGAAAGTCGTTTATCCCGTTTGTTGTGGTATTGATGTGCACAAAAGCTTTTTAATAGCTACCGTCATCACCACGAAAGCTGGCGAATTAACGCCGCATTATCAGAAAAAACGATTTTCAACTTTTAACAACCAGATTCTGGCATTGAAAGACTGGCTGTTAGAATGCAAGTGCTACGATGTTTGTATGGAAAGTACCGGTAAGTACTGGGTCCCCGTTTCCAATTTGCTTGAAGACGTGATGAACGTCACGATTGCGAACCCCAAATGGGTTCGTGCAGTAAAAGGAAACAAAGATGATAAGAAGGACTCCAAATGGATTGCCGAACTATTCCGTATGGGATTGGTAAGAGGCAGTTTTATCCCTGAAAAAGATGTTCGAGTCTTGCGTGAGTTTACTCGTTATCGGACCCGATTAGTCAGTCATCGTTCTAGCGAGAAAAATCGACTTCAAAATGCCTTTACCGTTGGTAATGTTGCCATGGACTCTGTAGTTTCTGACATGTTTGGTGTCAGCTCTAAGAGAGTCCGAGATTATTTGATTTCAAGTAAAGCGTTTGATCCGAATCATGTGCTCGACTTGCTTCATGGAAGCATGAAGCCTAAAGGACAGGAGCTCATCCAATCAATTGAAGGTTACTCTTTTACAAATGAACAGATTATTCGAATTCAACTGATTGAAGAACACAAAACTTACCTTGATCACTCGATTAGCTTCCTTGATTACCTATTGGACCAAATGGTTGAACCCTACGAACCAGCTATTCAACTACTAGAGACGATTCCAGGGATTCGTCGCCAATCAGCTATCCAAATTATTTCTGAAATTGGCATTGATATGTCTCAGTTCTCACAGTCAAAAAGATTATGTTGCTGGGCAGGACTTTCTCCTAGTAGTAATGAATCTGCTGGTAAAAAGAAATCTGTCCGCATCTCTCGAGCTGGCGTTTATTTAAAACCAACACTTGTCCAGTGTGCTCACGCTGCGGTAAAAGCGAAAGAGAAGCATCCCTATTACCGTTTAAAATATGAGCGTATTTATAAACGACGAGGTAAAAAGCGCGCGATCATCGCAATCGCTCGGATGATGCTTACAGCTATTTACCATATGCTTTCGACTGGAGAAGTTTGGAATCCGACTGACTTGTATAAGATTGACATGCCAGACAATCTTATTCAAAAGCAGAAAGATAAAGCTCTTAAACAAGCAACCAAACTACTCATTTCAGAAGGTTTATTACCAGATGATTTTGTTAGAAAAGACTTAGCACCACTCATCTAA
- a CDS encoding MATE family efflux transporter has translation MKTTEKKELTGYVSRNVLSMLGLSLYILADTYFIANGVGPYGLTALNLALPLFNLINGLGLLMGMGGATLFSLNKSAAPEMGKKYFSQLGLISIILGLLFTVCGVFFVEPLAVLLGGGTETLPYLMTYLRVILIAAPFFVVNNFALSFVRNDNNPHLTMVAMIGSSLFNIVFDYLLVFPLGLGMLGAALATAASPVLSLLILTMHRRKANRLLSIEWTRPVWKTVKDSVKLGVPSFLTEMSNGVSILIFNIVLLSLAGDIAVAAFGVLANIFLIGLSMFTGAAQGIQPIVSREFGKKNFITVAEALKFGSLVSLSIGVVLYAAMVIFKLPVIQFFNSTNNQELIGYASQGIPIYLASFLFSGLNIVFSIFFASIAKPDFSFILVLLRGYLLIIPAVFIMGSTFGIIGVWSSLPMVELLVFFVSLFLLLKTSKQTFSKKGTR, from the coding sequence ATGAAAACAACGGAGAAAAAAGAACTGACTGGCTATGTCAGTAGAAATGTGTTGAGCATGCTGGGACTGTCACTTTATATACTGGCAGATACTTATTTCATCGCAAATGGTGTAGGTCCTTATGGATTGACAGCATTAAATCTGGCGCTGCCACTATTCAATTTGATTAATGGGCTTGGTTTATTGATGGGGATGGGAGGAGCAACTTTGTTCTCTCTCAATAAAAGTGCAGCACCCGAAATGGGGAAGAAATATTTTTCTCAGCTAGGGTTGATCAGTATTATCTTAGGGCTTCTTTTCACTGTATGTGGGGTGTTCTTTGTTGAACCATTGGCCGTTCTTTTAGGGGGAGGAACGGAAACATTGCCGTATTTGATGACTTATTTACGTGTTATATTGATTGCAGCTCCTTTTTTTGTAGTAAATAATTTTGCTCTCAGCTTTGTGAGAAACGATAATAATCCCCATCTGACAATGGTCGCGATGATTGGATCAAGTCTTTTCAATATTGTATTTGACTACCTGCTGGTTTTTCCTCTAGGACTAGGTATGCTTGGGGCAGCCTTGGCGACTGCGGCTTCACCGGTACTTAGTTTACTGATTTTGACGATGCACCGTCGGAAAGCGAATCGTCTACTCAGTATAGAGTGGACACGTCCTGTATGGAAAACGGTTAAGGATAGTGTTAAGTTGGGTGTGCCGTCATTTTTGACGGAGATGAGTAATGGTGTCAGCATTTTGATATTCAATATCGTCCTACTATCCTTAGCTGGAGATATTGCGGTAGCAGCATTTGGTGTTCTTGCGAATATTTTCTTGATTGGTTTATCTATGTTTACAGGAGCCGCACAAGGGATACAGCCAATCGTCAGCAGAGAGTTTGGAAAGAAAAATTTTATTACAGTAGCAGAGGCATTGAAATTTGGCAGTCTGGTCAGTTTGAGCATCGGTGTGGTTTTATATGCAGCTATGGTCATTTTCAAACTTCCAGTCATTCAATTTTTCAATAGTACAAACAACCAAGAGCTGATTGGTTATGCAAGTCAAGGCATCCCCATTTACCTTGCCAGCTTTCTGTTTTCCGGGTTGAATATAGTATTTAGCATCTTTTTTGCTTCTATTGCAAAACCAGATTTTTCATTTATCTTAGTATTACTTAGGGGATATTTACTAATTATACCTGCTGTGTTCATTATGGGCAGCACATTTGGAATTATTGGCGTCTGGAGCAGTCTGCCAATGGTTGAACTACTGGTATTCTTTGTCAGCCTGTTCCTTCTCCTCAAAACAAGTAAGCAAACCTTTTCAAAAAAAGGGACTCGTTGA
- a CDS encoding uroporphyrinogen-III synthase, with translation MRKILLTRLVADNDEDKRYFEQLGYQCIEQPLLELSLHQAASTSLQAMEQAEWLFLTSQHSAAFFLQLFLAQYSFSFLQKKKFAVIGEKTAVVLEKAGLYPNFQSRSATKRGLFTEWLASYKEPTTIFYPKSSLADSRWEEAFSVQGHHFQTGIVYDNRFSENQKSALQQLLNDSTIDAVYFTSLSLWQRFYAVYSQINAKTELKFYCVGQTTQEVIQKSGYHAVIKK, from the coding sequence ATGAGGAAAATTTTGCTGACACGTTTGGTAGCGGATAACGACGAGGACAAACGATACTTTGAGCAGCTAGGCTATCAATGCATAGAACAGCCTTTATTAGAGCTGTCTTTGCATCAAGCGGCTTCGACATCGTTGCAAGCTATGGAACAAGCAGAGTGGTTATTTCTGACTAGTCAGCACAGTGCGGCTTTTTTTCTCCAGCTTTTTTTGGCGCAGTATTCTTTTTCTTTTCTACAAAAGAAAAAATTTGCAGTGATTGGTGAAAAAACAGCGGTAGTACTTGAAAAAGCTGGATTATATCCAAACTTCCAATCCCGTTCTGCAACTAAAAGAGGGTTATTTACGGAGTGGCTGGCAAGCTATAAGGAGCCGACAACTATTTTTTATCCGAAAAGTAGTCTTGCAGACAGTCGATGGGAAGAGGCTTTTTCTGTTCAGGGACATCATTTCCAAACGGGAATCGTCTATGATAATCGGTTTTCAGAGAATCAGAAGAGTGCGTTACAGCAGCTGCTAAATGACTCGACTATTGATGCGGTGTATTTTACTAGTCTGTCTTTGTGGCAGAGATTTTACGCAGTATATAGTCAAATCAACGCAAAAACTGAGTTAAAATTTTACTGTGTGGGCCAAACGACGCAAGAGGTCATTCAGAAATCTGGGTACCATGCTGTGATTAAAAAATGA